The Cyanobacterium sp. T60_A2020_053 genome segment AGAATTAAAGATTTATCATCCTAATGGTGACTATTTTTCTAGTTTTAATGAAGAAAAGCAAAAAGCATCAATAGAAAAACTCAAAGCAGAAAAAGCCTTAGCTGATAAGGAAAAAGCAGAAGCTGATAAAGAAAAAGAGAAAGCAAGGGCGGATAAATTAGAAGCTAAACTAAGAGAATTAGGGATTAATTTCGATGAAATATAGCGCCCTCCACCCCAATCAAATCAATTATGTTAATAATAAAACCAGCGCACTTCACCGTTATTAAAGAAGAAGCAATTAAAAATTATCCCCTCGAATGTTGTGGGTTATTGGTAGGAAAAAGAGAGAGTGAAAAAAGAATTATTGAGGAAGTAATACCAACTATTAATGATTGGGAAAATCAACGGCAAAATTTCACAGAAATTATGAATAAAGCTGATTTAGGTAGTCGAGAAAATTTTAGTATTGCACCGCAAATTATTTTCCAAACTCAAAAAAAAGCGCGAGAAAATAATCTCGATATTATCGGTATTTATCACTCTCACCCTGATCATTCTTGTCACCCTTCCGCATTTGATGAAGCCTTAGCATGGGTTAATTATTCTTATATTATCGTCTCTGTGAGGTCGGGCGCTGTTCATAATTGGCAAAGTTGGTACTTAAATTCTGACGGTAAATTGATTCAAGAAAACACCTTTAGTCAAAAGGGCAAAGGGCAAGGGGCAAAGGGCAAAGGTAAACTTAAAGATAGCTTAGACTACCATTAAATTTGCTCACGTCTGAAAAGACAGGATTTTAAACCCTTGATAATTCGATAATTCATAATTAATTTTTCACCTACCTATTAATTCATAATTCATAATTCATAATTCATAATTCATAATTCATAATTCATCACTTGTTGATATTCTTCTGGAGTATTAATATTGGCAATGTCTGAAGGGCGCTGGGGGGAAATTAACTGACAATTACCCATCTGTAACACTTTGACGGGGCAATAAATTTGAGCCTTTTCTGCCCTAGTAAATAAATCCAG includes the following:
- a CDS encoding M67 family metallopeptidase, translated to MLIIKPAHFTVIKEEAIKNYPLECCGLLVGKRESEKRIIEEVIPTINDWENQRQNFTEIMNKADLGSRENFSIAPQIIFQTQKKARENNLDIIGIYHSHPDHSCHPSAFDEALAWVNYSYIIVSVRSGAVHNWQSWYLNSDGKLIQENTFSQKGKGQGAKGKGKLKDSLDYH